The Propionispora vibrioides genome contains the following window.
TCATCAAATGATCCTGGGCATGTACCATCAGCAATGACACCTCGGTTTTTTTACCTCCCGCTTCGGCCTGAATCATACCGGTTTGCACGCGATGCGCCTCACCTAAGCTTTCGTTAGCCGCCGTAAGCAGTTCCTTTGCCTGGGCAATCTCCCCCCTTTTTGCATTGTGTATCGCCTCCAGGGCCGACGACTTGGCTTCACCGCTCTTAACGATGATTGTCATGACAAGGTGTTCCATATTTTCTGTTTCTTTCATGGTTAACTTCCTTCCCGGCGCATCACTTAGATCACCTGATTCTAGTACCTTATTAGTCTTATCCTCTTATATTTGCTCCCACGGACTGAACGGTTTGCTGTTCGGCTTTCGCCTCATGCCGCTCCCCTAGGATGACG
Protein-coding sequences here:
- a CDS encoding PTS lactose/cellobiose transporter subunit IIA produces the protein MKETENMEHLVMTIIVKSGEAKSSALEAIHNAKRGEIAQAKELLTAANESLGEAHRVQTGMIQAEAGGKKTEVSLLMVHAQDHLMTAMTVRDLAAEFVDLYARL